The following nucleotide sequence is from Chlorogloeopsis sp. ULAP01.
CTTTGGAGTCTTACCTTACCTTTATTAGCTATAAACTCTATATCTGTTCCACAAGTATTAGCAGCTCCTGTTAATTCGGATTCGCTTTGCTATATTCAGCTTGACTCAATTAAGAAACTTGATTTGACTTCAATTTGTGGTTTTTCCTCTAGACAAAATACTACTTATTTAGCAGAAGTTCAGCAGCTAATTAAAGGCTTTGAAGGAGACAAGCAACTACTTGAGCTTTTAAATAACAATCATAGCTTACTAATTGATGCAGCAAAAAGCTACTGCAAAGCACGTTTAGAAGGAATGTCTGAACAAGAAATTTATGAAACTAAACATAGGGAAATTATGCAAGGAGTTCAGGATCACTCATTAGCAAAGCAGGATGGTAATGCAAATAGACAATTTGAAACCTCATTAACAGCCATGTCGATGGCATCAAATATAGCATCTAAAGTTTACTGTCCCAGTGTAACGGCTTGGTAAAGACTTCAAATACATAAGTACTGAAACTTTGCGTTAGTGTTATTTGTTTTAATTACTTTTTCAGAGGTTAATTCAATGTTCCATAGTAAAATTGCCCGTCACTTTACCCGATTGACTGCTATTACAATTGTCTCTGTGACAGCTACCGTAGGCACAATGAGCACTACAACAAAGCCTGCTCAAGCTTCTTTAGATGTTGCAGTCAACTTTCTTGATCAGAGATGGGGCGATCTTGTCAGCCACCTTTGGACACCTTGGAATAAGCAAGTGTTTATGACTAATCTGAGTCCACAGGAAACAAAAGCTGTTCAAAACCAATACCGTAGTCGTGCAGATGGAGTTTTGTTTGACAGATGTGTTAACAAGACAGCCAATATGTACTACAAGGGTTGGAAAAACGGTGCGATCAAAACCACTCATCGATGGGTTATTGCTATGAGAGTCGAAAATGGGCAAGCCAATTGCTTTCAGAGAATGCCCAATCAATATGCAGATGCTTTTATCCGTAGACGTGGATGGTAGATGGTTGTCACTTGCATCATAAGACGGGTTCAAAAGACAACATATGAATTAACATTTCAAAGCTTTCCTTCACGGTTTAATTTCTTCTGGGCTACCTAAAGCAACCATGTACGGCAGCGGCAGTCTTTCGAGTACTGCCGTCATTGCTCACCTAAGCAGGCTAACGACATAGTTTAGTGATCGCTTACATCCTCAAGCCAAATAACAACAGGACTCCATTGTCGGTTGCAAGGAGCTTTTTATGGGGCGATATCCCAATTTATAAATTTGATGCTAGCTCCAACAGTGCAAGGAAGTTACTCAGCATTGTCAGCTTCCAAGCGTCATCAATAAAGCTTTTTAAACAAATAAGAGGATTTTTTCTTAATTTATTTTCTTAGCCGCATTCAATTTTAGAAGTAAATCCTTAATGCAGAACCTGATATCTAGCTGACATTAAGGAGGGTTTTACCCTCCTCAAAAATCCATCTAAGCAATAGTTACATCTTTTGATAGATAAACATCTTGGATGGCATTGAATAGCCTGATGCCTTCCTCAAATGGGCGCTGGAACGTCTTACGCCCAGAAATTAATCCTGTACCACCGGCACGTTTGTTAATGACTGCGGTACGAACTGCTTCGGCAAAGTCATTTTTACCAGAAGCACCACCAGAATTAATCAACCCTGCACGCCCACAATAACAATTCAACACTTGGTAACGAGTCAAATCAATGGGGTGATCGGTTGTCAAATCTGAATAAATCCGTTTGTCGGTTTTACCGTAACTCTTGCCAGTTGCTTTGGCTATTGCTTCATAACCATTGTTGTTTTCTGGCAGTTTTTGTTTAATGATGTCGGCTTCTATTGTTACGCCCAAATGATTTGCTTGCCCTGTCAAATCGGCGGCAATATGATAGTCTTGGTCTTGTTTAAAGGCGCTATTACGTAAATAACACCAAAGAATTGTCCCCATCCCCAGTTCATGGGCGCGTTTAAATGCTTGGCTGACTTCTTGAATTTGCCTGGTAGATTGTTCTGAGCCAAAATAAATTGTCGCACCCACTGCCGCAGCACCCAAATTCCAAGCTTGTTCGACAGAGGCGAACATAATTTGGTCAAATTGATTAGGGTAAGTTAGCAATTCGTTGTGGTTAAGTTTGACGATAAAGGGAATTTTGTGCGCATATTTGCGTGAAACTGCACCCAACACTCCCAAAGTTGTCGCCACAGCATTACATCCTGCCCCGATCGCCAACTTGACAATATTTTCTGGATCGAAATAAAGGGGATTGGGTGCAAAAGATGCACCTGCGGAGTGTTCAATACCTTGGTCTACTGGCAAGATGGAAAGATAGCCAGTATTAGCGAGCCTGCCAGTAGAGTAAAGTAGCTGGAGATTGCGTAAAACTTGAGGACTGCGATCGCTATTGAGCCACACTCGATCTACAAAATCCGAGCCTGGTAAATGTAATAAATCTTTAGGAACTTTTGCCTTGTAGGTTAATAGTTCTTCTGCTTCCTGCCCTAGCAAGGACTCAATGGAATCTGGCACTACTAACATTGTAGTCATAGCCTTTCCTTTAGCAATGAAAAAACTGTTGCTACTATCAGCAACACTAAATTTACAAACGCTTCGGTTCGTCGCGTCTCTACTACTATGATGACGCTACTCAAGGATTTGCTCAATCTACTCTCAGGTACAAATCAATACAAGTTATTATTGGTAAACTCGGACTTGATTAAGAAAGTGAATCTGGCAAGAGATGGAAAAAAGATAAATCGTAGTTGCTAAAAATAAAGAGTATACTTACAGCACAATCACCTAGCGCTGCGAGCGCTCTCAATGCAGATCGGCTGATTAATTAACAATTGTATTCTATGTTGCAGTTCGCTTTCCTTCATGCGAGTATCTATATATACAATATGTATCAGCAAAATAAACTAAAATAAGTATTTGACAATTAATAATTTTTATCAAAAAATTTATGTTTAAAAGTTTGACCAATATAGTAGGGAGCAGAAAATAGAGAATAAACTTGAAACTCTCTTGAGATTAGGCTTTTATCATTAATTGATATCCGAAGCTAGCTGGCAACTGCTATAAAATGTAGACTTGTAAATTTTAGGAGATTGCAGTGAATTCCTTCAATGATGCTCAACAAGAGCAACTCAAGGAAGTAGGAGCATATTTACGACAGGTGCGACTAGAAAAAAGCTTGCGTATAGAACAAATCACCGCAAAAACACTGATTCGACAAGTTTTATTAGAAGCTTTGGAAGAAGGGCGATATGAAGATTTGCCCGAACCTGTTTTTGTGCAAGGATTTATCAAGCGCTACGGGGATGCCTTAGGGCTGAATGGCACTGATTTAGCTAAAAATTTTGCAATTAATTTTTTCCTTCTCGACTCTGAGAACGAAAATCTTGATCTCAAGCCAAAATCAAATATAAAAAACATACATATTCCTCTTGCTATCCCTTATGCAATCTTGCTAGCTGTTGCTTCCCTTGTACTATTTTTTAAACTTAGTCCCAGGAATTCAGCCGAATCCATTGCTAGAAACCAAAATCAATCCAGATCCGCTATAGAGAAACCAGGATCTTCATTGCGAACAGAAGCCTCTTCTTCACAAGTATTTCCTGTTGAAGTTACCATTGAACTTCAAGATCATTCATGGTTACGAGTAAAAGCAGATGGCAAAACAGCTTTTGAGGGTACGTTAAATAAGGGCGAAAGAAAAACCTGGACAGCAAACAAACAGTTGACTATTCTTTCAGAAAATGCCGGGGCTGTATTAGTTTCTGCCAACAACAAAGAACGAAAACCTCTTGGAAATTCAGGGCGTGTAAAACAAGTAACATTTACCCCTGAATCGGTCAATAGTCAATAGTAGGAGCGGGTTTATTTTAGATATTTCGTCATCCTAGAGAGATTGTTCTGAAAACCCGCCCGGCAGTCGCACTCGACGCGCTTAACCCCCAAGGGCGCACTGGCTCCGCAACGTGCTGCCTCCCGTACAGTAGTTAGTAATTAGTGGATAGAATGACGAATGACGAATGACTAAATTTTAGGCTTTTGCAGGTGCCATGAAGTCGATTGCTCATAAGCATAAGCTACCTGAAACAACTGATCTTCTCGCAGTGGTTTACCAATCAGCTGTAAACCAATCGGTAGCCCCTTGTCGTCAAAGCCACACGGCACACTTATACCAGGCAAACCCGCAAGATTGACTGGAATAGTCATTAAGTCAACCAAATACATACTCAAGGGATCGGAGGTTTTTTCTCCTGCTTTAAATGCCGTAGTGGGAGCCGTAGGACAAGCTAAGATATCTACGAGTTCAAAAGCTTTCTCAAAGTCTTCTTTAATCAAAGTACGTACTTTTTGTGCTTTGAGATAGTAGGCATCGTAATAACCAGCCGATAGGGCATAGGTTCCAACCATAATCCGACGTTTGACTTCTGCACCAAAACCAGTAGCACGAGTACGGGTGTACATCTCCATCAAGTTATCTGCCTCAGAAGCACGGTAGCCATATTTCACACCATCGTAACGAGCTAGGTTTGCCGATGCTTCTGAAGGAGCGATGATGTAGTAACTAGGTAAGCCGTAGCGGAAGCGGGGACAAGAAATTACATGAATTTCTGCACCCAAATCTTGCAATTGCTCTAACGCTTGTTTTACGGCTTGTTCAACTTGAGAGTCTAAACCTTCACCAAAAGTTTCTTGTATCACACCGATTCTAAGTTGTCCTCTCGGTTTGAGATCTGGTTTTAGGCTGGCGGCATAATTAGGAATTTGAACTTTTAAGCTGGTGGAGTCTTTGGGATCGTATCCGGCGATCGCACTCAATAATATCGCTGCATCTTCTACTGTGCGCCCAAAAGGCCCAATTTGATCCAAAGATGAAGCAAACGCTACCAAACCATAACGAGAAACCAGCCCATAAGTTGGTTTCATGCCCACCACACCACAAAAAGATGCTGGTTGACGAATCGAACCACCAGTATCAGAACCAAGAGACACAAGACACTCTTCTGCTGCTACTGCTGCTGCCGAGCCGCCAGAAGAACCACCTGGAACCCTTGATAAATCCCAAGGATTACCCGTCATGCCAAAGGCAGAAGTTTCTGTAGAACCGCCCATGGCAAACTCATCTAAATTGGTTTTACCCACCATAACTGCATCAGCTTCTAGCAGTTTTTGCGTTACCGTTGATTCATAAGGCGGTACAAAATTTTCTAAGATGCGGGAAGCGCAGGTGGTAGGAATTCCTTTTGTACATATATTGTCTTTAATACCAATCGGAATTCCTGCAAGGGCGCCAATTTCTTCCCCGGCGGCGATTTTGGCATCCACAGCACGCGCTTGTTCTAATGCCCTTTGGGCAGTCACGCACAAAAAACTGTGTAATTGCGGCTCTAGGGCTTGAATACGCTCTAAAGCTTCTTGAGTAATTTCCACCGCAGAACGTTCTTTGTTTACTAGCTGTTTGTGCAACTCGCGAATGGATGCCATGATTGCTTCCTTATATGACTCAAGTCCTTGATTTTAGTACAGTTTGATAGTTTCTGCTCAATTGGTTTTAGCCGCACCTACGGTTTTGTGTGAAGGCGGCTTATACCAATGCGTGGATTTTGGATTAAAACCATTGAGCAATTAGGCTATGCCAGAATTTTGAAACCAAACTCCCGTGTGCCAATTTGGTATTACACTCTTGGTAATAGAAGTCTCGTAAATTAATATTAATTTTACAAAGCCCTTAGCTTACCCTACGGCATTCAACACCTATTTGTGCCTTTGTTTGAACAATTAAAATAAAGCTGATTTACGAGCTGTTTATAAATTTTATCGGATGGAAACATGGTTAAAATAATCGCTAAAAAATCACTTGGTACGCAGAATGTATATGACATTGGAGTAGAACGCGACCATAATTTCATCATTAAAAATGGTTTGGTAGCTTCCAATTGCTTTAACAAATCACATTCTACAGCTTACGGTTATGTAACATACCAAACCGCGTATTTAAAAGCCAATTATCCGTTAGAGTACATGGCGGCGCTGTTGACAGCTAACTGTGATGACACAGACAAAGTACAGAAATACATTGCCACTTGTACGAATATGGGAATTCAAATTGACCCGCCAGATATTAACCGTTCTGGTGTCGATTTTACTCCATTGGGTGGCAAGATTGTGTTTGGGTTGTCGGCTGTGCGCAATGTTGGGCAAAATGCGATCGCCTCAATTTTAGAAGCAAGAGAAACTACAGGCGAGTTTAAATCCTTGGCTGATTTTTGCGATCGCATCGATTTAGGTACTGTGAACCGCCGCACTTTACAATCATTGATTTATTGTGGAGCCTTTGACAAACTTGATTCTAACCGCAATCAGTTAATTCACGATTTAGATTTAGTCTATGATTGGGCTCAATCTCGTGCCAGAGATAGAGCAACTGGGCAAGGAAACCTTTTTGATTTATTAGGTGGTGGATTTTCTAGTAAGAATAATACACCCCAAAATAGCTTTGATAGCGCGCCCAAAGCTAAATCTGTGCCTGATTTTCCTCCCCAAGAAAAGTTACGGATGGAAAAAGAACTTTTGGGATTTTATGTATCAGATCATCCACTTAAATCTATACGTAAATCTGCAAAAATTTTAGCTCCAATTAACCTTTCCCAACTAGGTGAACAACAGGAAGATACAACATTATGTGCAGTTGTGATTCTCAATAATGTGAAAAAAGTAATCACAAAAAAAGGCGATCCAATGGCCATTTTGCAAATAGAAGATTTAACTGCACAATCAGAAGCCGTAGTCTTTCCAAAAAATTATGAACGTGTTAATTTGCTCTTGCAAGTTGATGCGAGATTAATCATTTGGGGTAAAGTAGACCGACGTGATGAACAAACTCAATTTATTGTTGAAGATGCAGAGCCAGTCGAAACAGTACAAATGGTGATGGTAGAATTCAATCCTCAACAAGCAGCCACAATTGAAGAACAACATCGCCTGCGAACTATTTTGCAAGAACAATCAGGAGAAAAAGAAAAAGCAAAAGTACCTGTAATTGGGGTTATACAAGCTGGAAACTCGCGTCGCCTTGTTCGTTTTGGACGGCAATTTTGGGTGCAAAATTCTATCAGCACCGTTCAGGCTTTGCAAAATGCCCAATTTATGGCTCGTGTACAACCACTTGTAAATGACTGAATTCAAAGCATAAATTAACACTTTATTTGTTAGCAAAATCTCCAATTCAACTTTTTAAATATGTATGTTTACCCTTAAAATATACTATTTAATCTGCTTTTTAACATTTTCTTTATTATTTAACCTCAGTAATAGCTACTAAGTCTTTTTAGAGTAACTAGTTTTTTTGGTTACTTATGCGGTGGGAGTCTTCATGGAGAAAATGTTATTTTTTTATGCCATGAGGATAAATGCAGTAACCAGGGCAAGGGGCAAATACTTAATGACTGCAGATGCGCTAGGTCAATTTGTGGCATACTGCAAAAAAATTCAACCTCAAACTCAACAAGACATTAAAAAGTTTTTTGAGGGGGTTGTTGGGTTTCCTTATGACAAGGAACTTTTATTGCAAGCATATTTATTTTTAAATATCACAAATTTATTTCCGACCTGCGCCGAATTGCTGTTATTTGAAAAGTCTCCAATTGCTGATTATACAGATTTGGGAAAGTGTGATTTTGTTTATCTCACATCCTACCAAAAATTGTTTTTAATAGAAACTAAATTTATTGATACTGAAGCAACAGGAGCAACAGAAAGAAAAAGAAGAAATAAACACAGAAATAAAGTTTTTGAACAGGTAATAACTTTAAAAAGTCGATTTAGCGAGTTTTGGGATATCCAATTGGAGGAATTAGAGTGCGGAGTTTTTACAACAGATCCAGAAATTGATTGGCGAGGAAATGGTGTAAATGTTGTGACGAAATCAGTATCTATTGAAAAACTAGAAAAATGGCGACAAAATTACATGAAAAATTTGGATAAGCCCACAGGCTAAAGCTTAGGGCTATACAAACAAAGCCTGCCTCCACAGGCTTTGTTCAGGTAGCCACACCCTTAAGGGTGTCGGTTTTCTTAAACATTACTAATCAACAAAAATGCTGCTTGAAATAACCCCACGATAAAACCTAAAATACCACCTAAAGTCACAATTGCTTGCAATTCATTTTTAACAATTCCCTCAATAGCAGCTTCTAAATCTGCTGGTGAAGTTGACTTGACTCTATCCATAATTACCTGATCAATGGACAAAATTGGAATTGCGTGAGTCACGATCGCTTCTAAATCTTTTTCTAAATAACGCTCTAAGATTAAAGCCAATTCTTGACTTGCAACTTCTAAAGAAGTGTTCACAACAGGTGAGGTACTAAGGCGGTTAACTAGTAAGACAGCTATATTATGCCAGTCAACCGAATCACTTAATCCTTGTAGGAAATCACCACCGCGTGTTTGTAGATATTGACGAACACTTTCGCGTGTAGTTTTTCGTAGTTGCCTCACGGTACCTATAGGCAAATTTTGTAAAGTCAAATTTTGCAAGACATTTTTGAGGTGATCGCGTACTCGCAAATCTTGAATCCATTCCTTTAATAGCTGATTCGTAGCTTCTTTCTCATCCAAACAATAAGTCCGCAGCCGCGATAATGTATTGCGTAAACCAAACAGATTTGCTACTACCCAATAGGTACCACTGGTTTTTTCTCGAAAGCTTTCATCAATAGTCTGAATCGTGCGATCGCTTAAAAAATCAATAATTGCTAACCGAATTGTCTCTGGTGGTAAAACAACTTGCAAAAGCCAATCAGCAAGGCGAGAAGCTTGCTCATCAGTCAGTTGAAATTCCAAAAGTATTTGGTCAAAAATTTGATTGATTTGAGCTTCTAAAAAGTCTTCCCGTCGTGCCAGCACCTTCAGCAAACGTGGTAATGATTCCCCTAACAAATCCCGCAAAATACCCGCCACAATCTTGGCTGTTTTCTGCTCTTTATCGGATTTGACTTGATCAATTGCCATTCTCAGCAACCAGAGAATTGCTGATTCCACGCGTTCTGTTTGTAACAATCGCCGCGCCAGATTCTGTAACTCCTCTGGCGTGAGCAGCGATCCCATAATCGTTTTGGAGATATTCTTAGCCAAACGTTCCTGGTTGCGAGGAATCAATCCAGGAGTGAAGGGTAATCTTCGTCCGCCAATGTAAATTGCTCTATAAGGACGAAATAACATTTTGATGGCTATATCATTAGTGAAATAGCCAATTACTCCACCTAAGATTGGTGGAGATACATACAGCCAAAGATGAGACCAATCCAAATTCATTCAGTCATTAGTCATTAGTCAAGAGTCATTAGTCATTAGGTAAGAACTAATAACTAATAACTATTAGGCTTTATTTACCACCAGCACTCCCATCATACCGTTCGCAATGGGGTAATGTGTGGCAGTTGTAAAACCAACTTTTAGAGCTATTTCTACTTGATTTTTGCCTGTAGGAAACCGATCTAAGCTAGGACTGATATAGGCGTATTCTTCCTTTAAACCCATTTGTTCGGCAATCGGCACTACAAGATTGCCCAAATACCACTGCTGAAAAGCTCTAGCTGTCGAATCTGTGGGACGATGAAAGTCTAAAATTGCAGCTTTCGCACCTATTTTCAGAACCCGGTGTAATTCTTTTAAACAGCGAGGAATATCTGTTACATTTCGTAAACCATAACCCATCGTCGCAGCATCAAATTGATTATTCTCAAAGGGTAAATCCAGAACATCGGCTTCTACCCAAGCGATCGCAAAAGAGGGATACTGAGATTGAGAGCGCATCTGAGCAATTTCTAACAGCCCAGGTGAAAAATCCACGCCGTATACTTTTCCAGTTGCTTTTACACGCCGAGCCAGCCGAAAAGCTAGATCGCCACTGCCGCAACACAAATCCAAGCAAGTATCTCCTACTTTTGCTTCGCTCCATTTGACCGTCATTTCTTTCCAAATCCGGTGTTGTCCTAAGCTTAACCAATCGTTCAATTGGTCGTAAACAGGAGCGATACGATCAAAGATGTTGCGAATTTCGTTAGCCATTAGTCATTAATTAGTAGTCAATAGTCAATAGTCAAGGGTTAAGGTTCAAGAGTCAACTACTTTAGACTATAGACTATAGCTCACAGGCTTAAGCCTGGAGCTATACATACAAAGCCTGCCTCCGCAGGCTTTATTTTATAGAACTGTATTGGGTTATGCAGCGTGAACTGTTTGATGATAATGAACTGAACTAAGTATGATCGCCACTAGTTGTGCTGATAGATGAATTAGTTTGAGTTCATCTTCTCGTAAAGTGCAGGGTTTTTTCCATTGTAGGGACAATACTGCTAACACCTTACCTGCGGAGGTAATTGGGATAATTAGATGCGCTTCTACACCAGTATTGGAGTAGTGAGTAACACCAGCCAATTTATCGTCTTGAGGAACGTTGACTGAGACTTGCATTTGCCCAGTAGCGATCGCTGCACTGGTGAGAGGATCGTGAGCTAGCCAGTTTTCTACAGAACCCGTACAACTGTAATTACCTTCAGTGGCAACTAGATTACTACCCTCCACAAGTTGCAAAATCGCTCCATCGGCAGCGAAACTTTCACCAAAAGCCTTGGCAATTGAGTTTAAAGTCACCTCTAAACTAGAATTATCCTCAGCAACCTGCACTAAAATTGCAAGTAACGCCATATGGGCATTAGCACGACGCAATTCTTCCGTTCGCTGGTTGAGCAAATCATAAGTTTCAGCCGCTCTTTGGACAACAGCCTTCAGTTCGCCTGGATCCCACGGTTTGGTAATGTACTTATAGACTTGTCCAGCATTAATCGCTTCAACTAAGTCTTCAATATCTGTAAAACCAGTGAGAATAATTCTGACTGTGTTGGGAAACTGAGGTACAGTTTTGCTTAAAAACTCAGTTCCCTTCATTTCTGGCATTCGTTGATCGGAGATAATAACTGCTACTTCCCCTTCTGCTGCTAATACTTGCAGAGCATTCATCCCACTATCTGCTTTGAGAACATGAAAATCTCGTCGGAAAGTACGATACAGCAGATCCAAATTATCTGGTTCATCATCAACTACCAATATTTTTTGTTTTTTTGGTCTATCCAGAGTCATCAATTGAAGGCGTACTTTATCTAATTCGGAAATGGGATGATCCATAAGATAATTTCTGTATGCAATAAGAAATTAGTTCCAATTTATACTAAAATATCTCAGGTTTGTCTAATCGGTATGTGGCTGAAAACCATTTTTATAATGTCTATATATTAAAGTTAAAATCAGAAAATCTGACGATTATAACTTTTTTGTTCTACGTGTAATTACTTAGATTTAAAACAAAAAATAACTTTTTATTTTTGGTTAATGATAAGTACCTACGCATAAATATTTAGCCATTTTTCAATACAGGTAAAATTGCTGTATTCCTTTCCTATTCCCTTTTAAGCGATCGCAGTATATGCTTTGCGCTCTATCCCAACTAGGCGATCGCATCTTAAGTTCTCTTGAAAACTCAATATATTTTTCACTTTTCGTTCATAAACAGTGGTTGCTTAAGTCTGTACAAGTATCTACAATGGACTACCTGTGTTTCCAAATGTAGGAAATTTACAAATTTTCCGAAACTACTCAATCCACCGTTGTAGCAATAACTAGATAAGCAACTTATAAACTTATAACTAATCTCTATAAATAAAGCGCGGGGATATACCCTGCTCAAGCCCAGTCACAAGACTGGGTTTTTGAGTTTAAGTGAAGGCATCGCACTGTGATAACCTTCTCAACGTCATTCCTTCACATCAAAAAGCGAAGTTTCCAAGTGCATCAATACCAACGGTTCTTGAGGCGATAACACCAACAAGTACGACTAAACCTAATGCTCTGCGAAAATAATTGACGCCTTGAAATAATTCCAGCCATGCCCAAGTAAACAAAGAGCCATATGCTAGTACGTCTAATACTGTATTAATTTCGCTTGTTGTAAATACCAGCTTAAGTAAACTAGCTGTGAACCAAACAATAATTGGTAGATTTGGCATCTGAGCTACAACAATGTTGCCATCACTGTCACGGAAGATTTTATCAAATAATGTATTTTTCATGACTTGAAATTCCAATAAGTACGAAAATTATTAGCTTACAAAAACTACAACTCGCATTAAAACATTCACATTTTTCTCTAATCAAGCACCATTATGCTGAGATTAAAGCGGCAAAGCGTGTTTATATATAACTCTTTTGGTAGGCATATTTAAAAAAACTCTGGATGCGTAGACGCGCAAGCTTCTCGAAATGAGATCGCACTGGAGTATTGAGCATAGTTGCACAGAGTAATTATATTTAACTTTCCCTCAGAACATAGGCTGAGAATCAATATCTAACGTGTGTCAGTGTTAAACACTCACGTTCATACTAAGTTCTAACTTCACCAAAAGACGACGGGGAAGCCTGTTCCTTTAAGGGGCGCTCAGAATCGTCGTCCGTCGTCTTGGGGCAAGGGGCATTCATGCATTGGCCAATGCCCAATTCCCAATTCCCGATGCCCGCGAAATCCCCCAGACTTCAGTCGGGGGATGAGCTTAACTCTTCCCATTTTCTTTAAAATCTATGAGTGTCAGTGCAGCACCAGACCTAAAATAGATACTTGGTGCTCAAGTATGAATAGCCTTTTTTGGAAATTTGCTAATCGCTTATGACTGACCTACCACCCAACGCTCATAATCCTGTAGAAAATGACAATGTCGCCCAAGAGTTGCTGCGAAAATTACGACAAAAACAAGGCAACTGGGTGGAATGGGGACAAGCTTGCGTTCACTTACAAAAAGCCGGTTATAATCCCCAAACGATTTTTGAAGCTACAGGCTTTGAGCCATCCCAACAAAATCAGGTTATTGTCGGTTCGCAAGTTTACAATTCTTTAGAAAAGGAAGGAACATCACAAGAGGTGCTCTCGCATTATTCCCAGCGAGGAAGTGATATTTTGTACGAGTTGCGCTTGCTTAACCAACAAGAACGTGCAGCAGCAGCCACACTCACCTGGCAAAACAAACTTGACGCGCTTGAGGCGCGAGAAGTAGCAAAGGCAATTAAAGAT
It contains:
- a CDS encoding class I fructose-bisphosphate aldolase — encoded protein: MTTMLVVPDSIESLLGQEAEELLTYKAKVPKDLLHLPGSDFVDRVWLNSDRSPQVLRNLQLLYSTGRLANTGYLSILPVDQGIEHSAGASFAPNPLYFDPENIVKLAIGAGCNAVATTLGVLGAVSRKYAHKIPFIVKLNHNELLTYPNQFDQIMFASVEQAWNLGAAAVGATIYFGSEQSTRQIQEVSQAFKRAHELGMGTILWCYLRNSAFKQDQDYHIAADLTGQANHLGVTIEADIIKQKLPENNNGYEAIAKATGKSYGKTDKRIYSDLTTDHPIDLTRYQVLNCYCGRAGLINSGGASGKNDFAEAVRTAVINKRAGGTGLISGRKTFQRPFEEGIRLFNAIQDVYLSKDVTIA
- a CDS encoding DUF445 domain-containing protein produces the protein MNLDWSHLWLYVSPPILGGVIGYFTNDIAIKMLFRPYRAIYIGGRRLPFTPGLIPRNQERLAKNISKTIMGSLLTPEELQNLARRLLQTERVESAILWLLRMAIDQVKSDKEQKTAKIVAGILRDLLGESLPRLLKVLARREDFLEAQINQIFDQILLEFQLTDEQASRLADWLLQVVLPPETIRLAIIDFLSDRTIQTIDESFREKTSGTYWVVANLFGLRNTLSRLRTYCLDEKEATNQLLKEWIQDLRVRDHLKNVLQNLTLQNLPIGTVRQLRKTTRESVRQYLQTRGGDFLQGLSDSVDWHNIAVLLVNRLSTSPVVNTSLEVASQELALILERYLEKDLEAIVTHAIPILSIDQVIMDRVKSTSPADLEAAIEGIVKNELQAIVTLGGILGFIVGLFQAAFLLISNV
- the ubiE gene encoding bifunctional demethylmenaquinone methyltransferase/2-methoxy-6-polyprenyl-1,4-benzoquinol methylase UbiE — encoded protein: MANEIRNIFDRIAPVYDQLNDWLSLGQHRIWKEMTVKWSEAKVGDTCLDLCCGSGDLAFRLARRVKATGKVYGVDFSPGLLEIAQMRSQSQYPSFAIAWVEADVLDLPFENNQFDAATMGYGLRNVTDIPRCLKELHRVLKIGAKAAILDFHRPTDSTARAFQQWYLGNLVVPIAEQMGLKEEYAYISPSLDRFPTGKNQVEIALKVGFTTATHYPIANGMMGVLVVNKA
- a CDS encoding OB-fold nucleic acid binding domain-containing protein; translated protein: MVKIIAKKSLGTQNVYDIGVERDHNFIIKNGLVASNCFNKSHSTAYGYVTYQTAYLKANYPLEYMAALLTANCDDTDKVQKYIATCTNMGIQIDPPDINRSGVDFTPLGGKIVFGLSAVRNVGQNAIASILEARETTGEFKSLADFCDRIDLGTVNRRTLQSLIYCGAFDKLDSNRNQLIHDLDLVYDWAQSRARDRATGQGNLFDLLGGGFSSKNNTPQNSFDSAPKAKSVPDFPPQEKLRMEKELLGFYVSDHPLKSIRKSAKILAPINLSQLGEQQEDTTLCAVVILNNVKKVITKKGDPMAILQIEDLTAQSEAVVFPKNYERVNLLLQVDARLIIWGKVDRRDEQTQFIVEDAEPVETVQMVMVEFNPQQAATIEEQHRLRTILQEQSGEKEKAKVPVIGVIQAGNSRRLVRFGRQFWVQNSISTVQALQNAQFMARVQPLVND
- the gatA gene encoding Asp-tRNA(Asn)/Glu-tRNA(Gln) amidotransferase subunit GatA, with product MASIRELHKQLVNKERSAVEITQEALERIQALEPQLHSFLCVTAQRALEQARAVDAKIAAGEEIGALAGIPIGIKDNICTKGIPTTCASRILENFVPPYESTVTQKLLEADAVMVGKTNLDEFAMGGSTETSAFGMTGNPWDLSRVPGGSSGGSAAAVAAEECLVSLGSDTGGSIRQPASFCGVVGMKPTYGLVSRYGLVAFASSLDQIGPFGRTVEDAAILLSAIAGYDPKDSTSLKVQIPNYAASLKPDLKPRGQLRIGVIQETFGEGLDSQVEQAVKQALEQLQDLGAEIHVISCPRFRYGLPSYYIIAPSEASANLARYDGVKYGYRASEADNLMEMYTRTRATGFGAEVKRRIMVGTYALSAGYYDAYYLKAQKVRTLIKEDFEKAFELVDILACPTAPTTAFKAGEKTSDPLSMYLVDLMTIPVNLAGLPGISVPCGFDDKGLPIGLQLIGKPLREDQLFQVAYAYEQSTSWHLQKPKI
- a CDS encoding RodZ domain-containing protein, translating into MNSFNDAQQEQLKEVGAYLRQVRLEKSLRIEQITAKTLIRQVLLEALEEGRYEDLPEPVFVQGFIKRYGDALGLNGTDLAKNFAINFFLLDSENENLDLKPKSNIKNIHIPLAIPYAILLAVASLVLFFKLSPRNSAESIARNQNQSRSAIEKPGSSLRTEASSSQVFPVEVTIELQDHSWLRVKADGKTAFEGTLNKGERKTWTANKQLTILSENAGAVLVSANNKERKPLGNSGRVKQVTFTPESVNSQ